One Algibacter sp. L3A6 genomic region harbors:
- a CDS encoding RagB/SusD family nutrient uptake outer membrane protein, protein MKKIIYITFIALGFISCDDYLDIEPVGQVIPKSAEEYRSFLTSAYDIAKDYKVLTTFRTDELALNTSALGVEQYEDVFIWNDVNPSPLTRVFPYASLYNTIFYTNHVINSESTMEGIPSDIEQLVGEAYALRAMQYFELVNLYGKTYSKATAITDAGVPITTEYDAEKDYPVKTVEEVYTLILDDLDKAEALLNIEKQDLGYNYRFSTVAVKAFKSRVYLYQHEWQNAIDLANEALAINAELQNLNSNVSIMPSEYNAVESILALETIASFDMVNNTTISNSLITAYNQTDDLRFSLYFNKNTDGSFSSKKSAETKFKVSYRTAELYLTIAECLAELNNIDLAKETLIAFTENRYTASGWDIYKTYVNALSLVDLKEEIQQERRREFAIEGQRWNDLRRTTQPELTKEFDGITYVLEQNDDRYVIPFPNDAIINNPNL, encoded by the coding sequence ATGAAAAAAATAATATATATCACCTTCATAGCTTTAGGTTTTATCAGCTGTGATGATTATTTAGATATTGAGCCCGTTGGGCAGGTAATACCTAAATCGGCAGAAGAGTATAGAAGCTTTTTAACTTCGGCTTACGATATAGCAAAAGATTACAAGGTTTTAACAACTTTTAGAACAGATGAGTTGGCTTTAAACACCAGCGCATTAGGTGTAGAGCAGTACGAAGATGTATTTATATGGAACGATGTAAATCCTAGTCCGTTAACACGAGTTTTCCCTTATGCAAGTTTGTATAATACCATATTCTATACCAATCATGTTATAAATAGTGAAAGCACTATGGAAGGCATCCCGTCGGACATAGAGCAATTGGTAGGTGAAGCTTATGCTTTAAGAGCGATGCAGTATTTCGAGTTGGTTAACTTGTATGGTAAAACTTACAGTAAAGCAACAGCAATTACAGATGCAGGTGTGCCAATTACTACAGAATATGATGCCGAAAAAGATTACCCTGTAAAAACAGTTGAAGAGGTTTATACCTTAATTTTAGACGATCTAGATAAGGCAGAAGCGCTGTTAAATATTGAGAAACAAGATTTAGGATATAATTATAGATTTTCTACAGTAGCGGTAAAAGCATTTAAATCTCGAGTTTATTTATATCAACATGAATGGCAAAATGCTATTGATTTAGCAAATGAAGCTTTGGCTATTAATGCAGAACTTCAAAATTTGAATTCTAATGTATCTATTATGCCTTCAGAATATAATGCTGTAGAATCTATTTTGGCTTTAGAAACCATAGCATCTTTTGATATGGTTAATAATACCACTATTTCTAATAGTTTAATTACGGCGTATAATCAAACGGACGATTTGCGTTTTTCTTTATACTTCAATAAAAACACAGATGGTAGCTTTAGCTCTAAAAAAAGCGCGGAAACTAAGTTTAAAGTATCGTACAGAACAGCGGAATTGTACCTCACTATTGCGGAGTGTTTAGCAGAGTTGAATAATATTGATTTAGCTAAAGAAACATTAATTGCGTTTACCGAAAACAGATATACAGCTTCAGGTTGGGATATTTACAAAACATATGTGAATGCTTTAAGTCTTGTCGATTTAAAAGAAGAAATACAACAAGAACGTCGAAGAGAATTTGCTATTGAAGGACAAAGATGGAATGATTTACGACGAACAACTCAACCAGAATTAACAAAAGAATTTGATGGTATAACTTATGTTTTAGAACAAAACGATGATAGATATGTTATCCCTTTCCCGAACGATGCTATTATTAATAACCCTAATTTATAA
- a CDS encoding SusC/RagA family TonB-linked outer membrane protein has product MKKLIYLLIFIPSLLIAQQGKVIEGTVIDAALQMPIVGASVYVSSAIIGNETNTEGVIQGSMLGTTTDFDGAFSLRVGADAKFILVSYMGYETEKIDISSVTKKLSVVLKESPENLQEIVLTGYQKIEKRKITSAYAKVEMTDINQAGVSSVDQMLVGQLSGVVVQPTSGAPGAPSKISIRGTATLNGSSDPLWVLDGIPLEGNDIPQDFRDKDNIDNLQSYPIAGLNPEDIESITVLKDASATSIYGARAANGVIVITSKNGKKGAMRINVNANVFVTQKPDFSKLNLMNSSEKVDFELFLASRSDLKYQQDRGGVARILNNYGEYNNFKDNGFASISLDAQNEINNLKNTNTNWGDEIYQMAVNQQYVVSISGGNENNNYYFSTGIFDEKGATKGTGQKRYNITLKDNFNVNDKLKVGVALFGSQNTTSSYITGADAYTNPSFYSRNANPYLLLKDADGNYVYDPDLVERSDLNLDYNVLEERENTNYELVASSLKAIFDIGYKLNKEIHFNTQLGLQLDFDKTEKYSDEESYYTRKYEQRSQYTSAGETLYYMPKGGIIQNWNADGFQYNWKTTANYNTSFNTIHELDVMLGTEFRRNKRTEIHTKGFGFNSNTLTTTAITNELALTNSLFDAYGKTYNENAYASFFGTASYTYDKKYTVFGSLRYDGSNLFGVNPKYRYLPIWSFAGSWNVFKEDFMYDVDAISDLKIRASYGVQGNIDKSTSPFVIGEYYTTSVLPGVSEEIIRALSAPNGNLRWEKTVSSNIGLDLGLLNNKIYISGDYYARKSTDLIGLRSVPLESGYNFINTNWATVSNKGFELSISTTNIDTPNFKWTSGLNISHNKSIVDAIENREEDFKPSLKGYSVNAIFAIKTAGLDNNGLPLFWKDGVKVSAVDFYNLEEGTDGSQLTREEHRDLYTYVGDGTPKFSGGFRNSFKYKQFDLRVLTNFNIKQTVKTTSSYNPALAQPGNNYNTDILKAGTGSYPALIGLTSPGFDTDLVYTWFNSSDDGKTYNDLDIWVKDISYIRVSSIKLSYAIPKSKLEKFSLSSFNFNIEGRNLFVLGTDYNGFFDPETYGSLYAQPIPKIVSVGFNLSF; this is encoded by the coding sequence ATGAAAAAATTAATATACCTATTAATTTTTATTCCAAGTTTACTAATTGCTCAGCAAGGTAAAGTAATCGAAGGAACGGTAATAGATGCTGCGTTGCAAATGCCAATAGTTGGAGCATCTGTATATGTGTCTTCGGCAATTATTGGTAACGAAACAAACACAGAAGGCGTTATTCAAGGTTCTATGTTAGGGACTACTACCGATTTTGATGGGGCGTTTTCTCTAAGAGTGGGCGCAGATGCTAAATTTATTTTAGTGTCTTACATGGGGTATGAAACGGAAAAAATAGATATCTCGTCTGTAACTAAAAAGTTGTCTGTAGTTTTAAAAGAAAGTCCAGAGAATCTACAAGAAATAGTACTTACAGGCTACCAAAAAATTGAAAAACGAAAAATAACTTCTGCTTATGCTAAAGTAGAAATGACGGATATTAACCAAGCAGGAGTTTCTAGTGTAGATCAAATGTTAGTTGGTCAACTTTCTGGTGTGGTAGTGCAGCCTACTAGTGGGGCACCTGGTGCGCCTTCAAAAATTTCTATTCGAGGAACAGCAACTTTAAATGGATCTTCAGATCCATTATGGGTATTAGATGGTATTCCTTTAGAAGGGAATGATATTCCTCAAGATTTTAGAGATAAGGATAATATAGATAATTTACAGTCTTACCCAATAGCAGGTTTAAACCCTGAAGATATTGAAAGTATTACGGTTTTAAAAGATGCTTCTGCAACGTCAATTTACGGAGCTAGAGCAGCAAATGGTGTTATTGTAATTACCAGTAAAAATGGTAAAAAAGGAGCTATGCGTATTAATGTTAATGCGAATGTGTTTGTAACGCAAAAGCCAGATTTCAGTAAGTTGAATTTAATGAATTCTTCTGAAAAAGTAGATTTTGAATTGTTTTTGGCGAGTCGATCCGATTTAAAGTATCAGCAAGATAGAGGAGGGGTTGCTCGAATTTTAAATAACTATGGTGAGTATAATAATTTTAAAGATAATGGTTTTGCTAGTATTTCTTTGGATGCTCAAAACGAGATTAACAATCTAAAAAATACTAATACAAATTGGGGAGACGAGATTTATCAAATGGCTGTAAACCAGCAGTATGTTGTGAGTATCTCTGGAGGAAATGAAAATAATAACTATTATTTTTCAACAGGTATATTTGATGAAAAAGGAGCTACAAAAGGAACAGGACAAAAGCGTTATAATATTACTTTAAAAGATAATTTTAATGTTAACGATAAACTTAAAGTAGGTGTTGCTTTATTTGGGAGCCAAAACACAACATCGTCTTATATTACAGGTGCTGATGCTTATACAAACCCCTCTTTTTATTCAAGAAATGCTAATCCGTATTTATTATTAAAAGATGCCGATGGCAATTATGTTTACGATCCCGATTTGGTAGAGCGATCGGATTTAAATCTAGATTATAATGTTTTAGAAGAGCGAGAAAATACCAATTACGAGTTAGTTGCAAGTTCTTTAAAAGCCATTTTTGACATTGGGTATAAATTGAATAAGGAGATTCATTTTAATACACAACTAGGCTTACAATTAGATTTCGATAAGACCGAGAAATATAGTGATGAAGAAAGTTACTATACACGTAAGTATGAGCAAAGGTCTCAATATACATCTGCTGGAGAAACATTATACTATATGCCTAAAGGCGGTATTATTCAAAACTGGAATGCAGATGGATTTCAGTATAACTGGAAAACTACAGCCAATTACAATACATCGTTTAATACTATTCACGAACTGGATGTGATGTTGGGAACAGAATTTCGTAGAAATAAAAGAACCGAAATTCACACCAAAGGATTTGGTTTTAATTCTAATACATTAACCACCACAGCTATTACAAACGAACTTGCTTTAACGAACTCTTTGTTTGATGCATACGGTAAAACGTATAATGAAAACGCATATGCTTCGTTTTTTGGAACGGCGTCTTATACCTATGATAAAAAATATACCGTTTTTGGAAGTTTAAGGTATGATGGGTCTAACCTGTTTGGAGTAAATCCTAAGTATAGATATCTTCCTATTTGGTCTTTTGCGGGATCTTGGAATGTGTTTAAAGAAGATTTTATGTATGATGTTGATGCTATAAGCGATTTGAAAATAAGAGCATCATACGGTGTACAAGGAAATATTGATAAATCGACTTCACCTTTTGTTATTGGTGAGTATTATACAACATCGGTTTTACCTGGAGTAAGCGAAGAAATTATTAGAGCATTAAGTGCGCCTAATGGTAATTTAAGATGGGAGAAAACGGTATCGTCTAATATTGGTTTGGATTTAGGATTGTTAAATAATAAAATTTATATCTCTGGAGATTATTATGCTAGAAAAAGTACAGACTTAATAGGGTTAAGATCTGTGCCTTTAGAGAGTGGTTATAATTTTATTAATACCAATTGGGCTACAGTTAGCAATAAAGGATTTGAATTGTCGATAAGTACTACTAATATCGATACCCCTAATTTTAAATGGACAAGTGGACTTAATATTTCGCATAATAAAAGTATAGTAGATGCTATCGAGAATAGAGAAGAAGATTTTAAACCATCTTTAAAAGGCTATAGTGTAAATGCCATTTTCGCTATTAAAACAGCAGGATTGGATAATAATGGCTTGCCTTTATTTTGGAAAGATGGTGTAAAAGTTTCAGCAGTAGATTTTTATAATCTAGAAGAAGGCACAGATGGTAGTCAATTAACAAGAGAAGAACATCGAGATTTATACACTTATGTAGGTGATGGCACGCCTAAGTTTAGTGGAGGGTTTAGAAATAGTTTTAAATATAAACAATTTGATTTAAGAGTTTTAACCAATTTTAATATCAAGCAAACGGTTAAAACGACATCCAGTTATAACCCCGCTTTGGCACAACCCGGAAATAATTACAACACAGATATTTTAAAAGCCGGCACAGGTAGTTATCCTGCATTAATTGGGCTTACTTCACCTGGTTTTGATACCGATTTGGTTTATACTTGGTTTAATTCTTCCGATGACGGAAAAACGTATAACGATTTAGATATTTGGGTGAAAGATATCTCTTATATCCGTGTGAGCAGCATTAAGCTGAGTTATGCTATCCCAAAAAGTAAACTAGAAAAATTTAGCTTATCAAGTTTTAATTTTAATATAGAAGGACGTAATCTATTTGTTTTAGGAACAGATTACAATGGTTTTTTTGATCCTGAAACTTATGGAAGTTTATATGCGCAGCCTATTCCTAAAATAGTATCTGTTGGATTTAATCTTTCATTTTAA
- a CDS encoding zinc-dependent metalloprotease: protein MRFSSFKGELLGKVLILFVLLASSFSGYAQDKKEKNDKENQVESDSIDSTDDKKLTYKKFLKDGHVKKGLFNVYSIKEDYYFEVPDSLLSRDLLIVNKVSSVPYALNGHGLNKGMTFETKLVRFYRDTVLNKVWVKTVNPRVQSPKNDAITLSVKDNFGESIIEEFKIETKNTDSTSVFIKVNKIFNGKEKSFSDLLTNIGLGGSVKANLSILESIKSFPENVVVKSLLTTSVSEGGSPTLPLTIGVTTNIVLLPTDVMKPRFSDKRIGYFTKPMDYFSDAQQEVETRGMITRWRLEPKKEDIEKYKQGELVQPKKQIVYYLDPATPKQWRPYIEQGVYDWNVAFEAAGFKNVIKVKFPSEEDKNFDADDVRYSVITYAASEKQNAMGPSVVDPRSGEILESDIIWWHNLMKGLHSWIRVQTGPIDPKARANTFSNEHMGEAIRFVSSHEVGHTFGLKHNMGASFSYPVDSLRSKTFTSKMGGTAPSIMDYARFNYVAQPEDNVTDITPKIGVYDKYAIDWGYRWIENTTAHQEIPLLNQWIRKHENDPLYFYGAQQAEVVDPRSQSEDLGDNAVKASEYGLKNLKRILPNILDWTEEEGKDYYKASKLYKAVIDQWGTYNGHVMANIGGVYVNNTVYGDGKNTFEPVPAKMQKEALKYIIDNAVLPQKWLFTPEIINKVFAVRDAPDGERYYSPVSMLRIHQTNAIYALIKTDRLMRITENEVLVDKDSEPFTEQYVFDRLFDAIFANTQKGKSLDMFDRITQKNYIDVLTVDRNKLLEKTKEKTISEEDNNFKNIHFSYLPRVADIGTSKRAALEKVLKLLKKKENRGDRATKAHYRDLIARIEYNLKN, encoded by the coding sequence ATGAGGTTCTCTTCTTTTAAAGGTGAGTTATTGGGTAAAGTTTTAATACTTTTTGTTTTGTTAGCTTCCAGTTTTTCTGGTTATGCTCAAGACAAAAAAGAAAAAAACGACAAAGAAAACCAAGTAGAAAGCGATTCTATAGATTCTACGGATGATAAAAAACTAACCTACAAGAAGTTTTTAAAAGACGGCCATGTTAAAAAAGGCTTGTTTAATGTATATTCTATTAAAGAAGATTATTATTTTGAAGTACCAGACTCGTTGCTTTCTCGAGATTTACTAATTGTAAATAAAGTGTCTAGCGTGCCTTATGCTTTAAATGGGCATGGCTTAAATAAAGGGATGACTTTTGAAACCAAGTTGGTTCGTTTTTATAGAGATACCGTGCTTAATAAGGTTTGGGTTAAAACTGTAAACCCAAGAGTGCAATCTCCAAAAAACGATGCTATTACCTTATCTGTGAAAGATAATTTTGGAGAATCTATTATAGAAGAATTTAAAATTGAAACAAAAAATACCGACTCTACTTCTGTATTTATAAAAGTAAATAAAATATTTAACGGTAAAGAAAAGAGCTTTAGCGATTTGCTTACTAATATTGGTTTAGGAGGAAGTGTAAAGGCAAACTTATCTATTTTAGAATCTATTAAATCTTTTCCAGAAAACGTTGTTGTAAAATCGCTATTAACAACTTCGGTTAGTGAAGGTGGAAGTCCAACTTTACCTTTAACTATTGGTGTAACCACAAATATTGTTTTATTACCAACGGATGTAATGAAACCTCGTTTTTCAGACAAACGGATCGGATATTTTACAAAGCCAATGGATTATTTTTCTGATGCGCAGCAAGAAGTGGAAACTAGAGGTATGATTACGAGATGGCGATTAGAACCTAAAAAAGAAGATATAGAAAAATATAAGCAAGGTGAATTGGTGCAACCCAAAAAACAGATTGTTTATTATTTAGATCCTGCAACTCCAAAACAATGGAGACCTTATATAGAACAAGGGGTTTACGATTGGAATGTTGCTTTTGAAGCCGCTGGTTTTAAAAATGTAATAAAAGTGAAGTTTCCTTCGGAAGAAGATAAAAATTTTGATGCCGACGATGTGAGATATTCGGTAATTACATACGCTGCCTCCGAGAAGCAAAACGCTATGGGGCCTTCTGTAGTCGATCCACGAAGTGGTGAAATATTAGAGTCGGATATTATTTGGTGGCATAACCTAATGAAAGGTTTGCATTCCTGGATTCGTGTACAAACAGGGCCAATAGATCCTAAAGCAAGAGCGAATACATTTTCTAATGAGCATATGGGCGAGGCTATTCGTTTTGTGTCATCGCACGAGGTTGGTCATACGTTTGGTTTAAAGCATAATATGGGCGCATCTTTTAGCTACCCTGTAGATTCGTTACGTTCTAAAACGTTTACCTCTAAAATGGGCGGTACAGCACCTTCAATTATGGATTATGCGCGTTTTAATTATGTAGCGCAACCAGAAGATAACGTTACTGATATTACACCTAAAATTGGGGTGTATGATAAATATGCTATCGATTGGGGATATAGATGGATTGAAAACACAACAGCACATCAAGAAATACCCTTATTAAATCAATGGATTCGTAAACATGAAAACGATCCGTTATATTTTTATGGCGCACAACAAGCTGAGGTGGTAGATCCACGATCGCAAAGTGAAGATTTGGGAGATAATGCCGTTAAAGCTAGTGAGTACGGACTTAAAAACTTAAAGAGAATACTGCCTAATATTTTAGATTGGACGGAAGAAGAAGGTAAAGATTATTATAAAGCATCAAAACTATACAAAGCAGTTATAGATCAATGGGGCACCTATAATGGTCATGTTATGGCAAATATTGGTGGCGTTTATGTTAATAATACCGTTTATGGCGATGGCAAAAACACCTTTGAGCCCGTACCTGCAAAAATGCAAAAGGAAGCTTTAAAATATATTATTGATAATGCCGTTTTACCCCAGAAATGGTTGTTTACGCCAGAGATTATTAATAAAGTTTTTGCCGTTAGAGATGCTCCAGATGGCGAACGCTATTATTCGCCAGTATCTATGTTGCGTATTCACCAAACCAATGCCATTTATGCTTTAATAAAAACGGATAGGTTAATGCGTATTACCGAAAATGAAGTATTAGTCGATAAAGATAGTGAGCCTTTTACGGAACAGTATGTTTTCGATAGGTTGTTCGATGCCATTTTTGCAAATACGCAAAAGGGTAAATCTTTAGATATGTTCGATCGTATTACTCAAAAAAACTACATCGATGTTTTAACGGTAGATCGAAATAAATTATTAGAAAAAACAAAAGAAAAAACAATTTCCGAAGAAGATAATAATTTTAAGAATATACATTTTTCATATTTGCCAAGAGTTGCAGATATAGGTACTAGTAAAAGAGCTGCGCTAGAAAAAGTGTTGAAGCTTTTAAAGAAAAAAGAAAATAGAGGAGACCGAGCTACCAAGGCACATTACAGAGACTTAATAGCAAGGATTGAATATAATTTGAAAAACTAA
- a CDS encoding sensor histidine kinase, protein MQSSKFWTRLKKHQQYLYISILLIAVFFIGSSLITPKITSVTEDLIQDIIQGNLKSKENIVAFEFNQLNSGLKKSQKIIQNSENNTFEFLREKLLFTGDLVIEHHSIHNSFVSLALENNVDETYFSNNKDAGYAQEIQAVLKDVRFVNQVVLIDTIISKNEKVINRKIYAKKLPDDTVIYFGYDVDLIAFWTYFSETYKGDGGYTVVTNKDGVCILHPDTKYIGKKIDMYFDTISIETILKSSLKINGYYVPENVNSLKDKATSEFLGLEVLRYYDTIKTGDTPLIVIVSFPIDIHLKETTKNIQRYFSWISFLAFSTFMLLLLASRLQMKKEYLENLKVLEEKEHLINVNEKYQKENAVLQLNQLKKKINPHFLFNSLNSLHVLIDLNPELSQQFVLKLADVYRYLLDERDGNLISLKNELTFLEQYVFLQEIRFNKSLKVSIINNCDDKVLLRKIPFLSLETLVENAIKHNEITKQKPLIIDVIINSDFITVKNNFTPRKHKAKDSHHIGLNYLGNTYQYYQISTFKTEVINGEFVCVLPYISSK, encoded by the coding sequence ATGCAGTCATCCAAATTCTGGACACGTTTAAAAAAACATCAACAGTATCTCTACATAAGTATTTTACTTATTGCTGTTTTTTTTATAGGTAGTTCGTTAATAACTCCAAAAATAACCTCGGTTACCGAAGATTTAATTCAAGATATTATTCAGGGTAATTTAAAATCAAAAGAAAATATTGTTGCCTTCGAATTTAATCAGTTAAATAGCGGATTAAAAAAGTCGCAAAAAATTATTCAAAATTCAGAAAATAATACTTTTGAATTTCTGAGAGAGAAGTTACTTTTCACTGGAGATTTGGTGATAGAACACCATAGCATACATAACAGTTTTGTCTCTTTAGCTCTAGAAAACAATGTAGATGAAACATATTTTTCTAATAACAAGGATGCTGGGTATGCTCAAGAGATACAGGCTGTTTTAAAAGATGTTCGGTTTGTAAATCAGGTTGTTTTAATAGATACTATTATCTCTAAAAATGAAAAGGTAATAAACCGAAAAATTTATGCCAAAAAGTTGCCAGATGATACGGTAATCTATTTTGGTTACGATGTGGATTTAATTGCGTTTTGGACATATTTCTCTGAAACCTATAAAGGCGATGGTGGTTACACTGTAGTGACCAATAAAGATGGTGTTTGTATTTTGCACCCCGATACTAAATATATTGGCAAAAAAATAGATATGTATTTCGATACTATTTCCATTGAGACCATTTTAAAAAGTTCCTTAAAAATTAATGGTTATTATGTACCAGAAAATGTAAACTCGCTAAAAGATAAAGCAACTTCTGAGTTTTTGGGATTAGAGGTATTACGTTATTACGATACCATAAAAACGGGCGATACACCTTTAATTGTAATTGTGAGTTTTCCGATAGATATTCACTTAAAAGAAACTACAAAAAATATACAACGGTATTTTTCATGGATTAGTTTTTTGGCATTTTCTACCTTTATGCTGCTTTTGTTAGCTTCTAGGTTGCAAATGAAAAAGGAGTATCTAGAAAATTTAAAAGTTTTAGAAGAGAAAGAGCATCTAATAAACGTTAACGAAAAGTATCAAAAAGAAAATGCGGTGCTGCAATTAAATCAATTAAAGAAAAAGATAAATCCACATTTTTTATTCAACAGTTTAAATTCTTTACATGTTTTAATAGATTTAAATCCCGAGCTCTCTCAGCAATTTGTTTTAAAACTTGCCGATGTGTATAGGTATCTTTTAGATGAAAGGGATGGGAATTTAATTTCCTTAAAAAACGAACTTACATTTTTAGAGCAATATGTGTTTTTACAAGAAATTAGATTTAATAAAAGTTTAAAAGTATCTATTATAAATAATTGTGATGATAAAGTTTTACTTCGGAAAATTCCATTTTTATCTTTAGAAACCTTGGTGGAAAATGCGATAAAGCATAACGAAATAACGAAACAAAAACCCTTAATCATAGATGTTATTATTAATAGCGATTTTATTACCGTTAAAAACAACTTTACACCAAGAAAGCATAAAGCTAAAGATAGTCACCACATTGGGCTTAATTATTTAGGAAATACGTATCAATACTATCAAATTTCGACCTTTAAAACTGAGGTTATTAATGGCGAATTTGTGTGTGTATTACCGTATATCAGTTCAAAATAG
- a CDS encoding LytR/AlgR family response regulator transcription factor — MEVVIIEDEDLAAESLEKLLLKSEHKLTIKKRLESVAQSIEWFKNNSCDLILSDIHLGDGESFEIFETLKITTPIIFTTAFDKYAIQSFQFFAIDYLLKPYDKHKLDKALGKYVDYTAAPTADYGQIEHLLAHLKGATDSKTQQERFLVYRGDKLLSITHKEIAYFMAENKSLFLYTTTGESYLYDDTILNLELKLSKKDFFKINRKFIVRHNAIKTIVKYSQNRLKIELEPSPNIKDFIFISSKNVNAFKAWLNK, encoded by the coding sequence ATGGAGGTTGTTATTATTGAAGATGAAGATTTAGCAGCAGAATCTTTAGAGAAGTTGTTGTTAAAAAGTGAACATAAACTTACTATTAAAAAACGCTTAGAAAGTGTAGCGCAATCTATAGAGTGGTTTAAGAACAATAGTTGCGATTTAATTTTAAGTGATATTCATTTAGGTGATGGTGAAAGTTTTGAGATTTTCGAAACCTTAAAAATTACGACACCTATTATTTTTACAACAGCATTTGATAAGTATGCTATACAGTCTTTTCAGTTTTTTGCCATAGATTATTTGTTAAAGCCTTACGACAAACATAAACTGGATAAGGCACTTGGAAAGTATGTAGATTACACAGCAGCGCCAACTGCAGATTATGGACAAATAGAGCATTTATTGGCGCATTTAAAAGGGGCAACAGATAGTAAAACCCAGCAGGAACGTTTTTTAGTTTATAGAGGCGACAAGTTGTTGTCTATTACTCATAAAGAGATTGCTTATTTTATGGCCGAAAATAAATCGCTTTTTTTATATACAACTACAGGCGAAAGTTATTTGTATGATGATACCATATTGAATCTAGAATTAAAATTATCAAAAAAAGATTTTTTTAAAATAAACAGAAAATTTATAGTTAGGCATAACGCCATAAAAACGATTGTAAAATACAGTCAGAATAGATTAAAAATAGAACTAGAGCCCTCTCCAAATATTAAAGATTTTATTTTTATTAGTTCTAAAAATGTTAATGCTTTTAAAGCGTGGTTAAATAAATAA
- a CDS encoding class I SAM-dependent DNA methyltransferase produces the protein MSIEQAYDIWANQYDTNENRTRDLDKKCTIETLSEYKFSNVLELGCGTGKNTEWLLTHAQQIIGLDFSEEMLNKAKEKIVDSKVTFEKADLIQNWGVDNNFFDLITCSLTLEHIENLDYIFNQAYLKLKKNGLFFISELHPFKQYSGSKARYETEAGTKELEVYIHHVSEYINEAKKSGLELVELKEWFDEGAEHGLPRLISFVFKK, from the coding sequence ATGAGCATAGAGCAAGCCTATGATATTTGGGCCAATCAATACGACACCAACGAAAACCGCACGCGAGATTTAGATAAAAAGTGCACCATTGAAACCTTAAGTGAATATAAGTTTAGCAATGTGCTAGAGTTGGGGTGTGGCACAGGTAAAAATACCGAATGGCTATTAACGCATGCGCAGCAGATTATAGGTTTAGATTTTTCAGAAGAAATGCTGAACAAAGCAAAAGAGAAAATAGTAGACAGCAAGGTTACTTTCGAAAAAGCAGACTTAATCCAAAATTGGGGCGTCGATAATAATTTTTTCGACCTTATCACTTGTAGTTTAACGCTAGAACATATAGAGAATTTAGATTATATTTTCAATCAAGCATATTTAAAATTAAAAAAGAACGGCCTGTTTTTTATAAGTGAATTACATCCTTTTAAACAATACTCGGGTAGTAAAGCTAGATACGAAACCGAGGCAGGTACCAAGGAACTAGAGGTTTATATTCATCACGTTTCAGAATATATTAATGAAGCCAAAAAAAGTGGTTTGGAATTGGTTGAATTAAAAGAATGGTTTGATGAAGGAGCGGAACATGGATTACCTAGATTAATTAGTTTTGTCTTTAAAAAATAA